A window of the Cicer arietinum cultivar CDC Frontier isolate Library 1 chromosome 6, Cicar.CDCFrontier_v2.0, whole genome shotgun sequence genome harbors these coding sequences:
- the LOC101490309 gene encoding chaperone protein dnaJ 20, chloroplastic-like translates to MDASSLTSSLRISNSNQFHYLPQLSNKQQRPCEVHFTISCKATKLKNMEETKHGSNFYKMLSVNPKNATMEEIKKAYRSMALQYHPDVCHDPNMKEESTRMFVQLNVAYKTLSNPMLREQYDSELGLKNNMVINNIVSEEMWRSRWQEQIVELKKRSRRRMEQKEGSWGSRMRTQNMKDSY, encoded by the coding sequence atGGATGCTTCATCATTAACCTCAAGCCTAAGAATTTCCAATTCAAACCAATTTCATTACCTTCCACAACTCTCAAACAAACAACAAAGACCATGTGAAGTGCACTTTACAATTTCATGCAAAGCAACAAAGCTAAAGAATATGGAGGAAACCAAGCATGGATCAAATTTCTACAAAATGTTATCCGTGAATCCAAAAAATGCAACAATGGAAGAGATAAAGAAAGCTTATAGATCAATGGCACTTCAATATCACCCCGATGTGTGTCATGATCCTAACATGAAAGAGGAATCAACGAGGATGTTTGTTCAACTAAACGTAGCTTACAAGACTTTGTCAAATCCTATGCTCCGTGAACAATATGATAGTGAATTGGGTTTGAAAAACAATAtggttattaataatattgttagTGAAGAGATGTGGAGAAGTAGGTGGCAAGAACAAATTGTTGAGTTGAAGAAAAGGTCTCGTAGACGTATGGAACAAAAAGAAGGGTCTTGGGGTAGTAGAATGAGGACACAAAACATGAAAGATAGTTActaa
- the LOC101490625 gene encoding non-specific lipid transfer protein GPI-anchored 31 codes for MVSKFSFILCVISILALDLAEGGSTHDAPAPSVDCTNLVLTMADCLSFVTNGSTTTKPEGTCCSGLKSVLKTAPACLCEAFKSSAQFGVVLNVTKATSLPAACKVSAPSATNCGLTEAPASAPAGAVSPQSSATSPTSSSSTGSGLNDPVNEVSPAPAPSVGSTASGLFPISLGSLLVCLLLATISVC; via the exons ATGGTATCAAAATTCTCATTCATCCTTTGTGTTATCTCTATCTTAGCTCTTGATCTAGCTGAAGGGGGTTCGACCCATGATGCTCCAGCACCATCAGTGGATTGCACAAACCTTGTTTTAACCATGGCAGATTGTTTATCATTTGTAACAAACGGTAGCACAACAACAAAACCAGAAGGTACTTGTTGTTCTGGTTTGAAATCTGTTCTCAAAACTGCCCCAGCTTGTCTATGTGAAGCATTTAAAAGCAGTGCTCAGTTTGGTGTTGTCTTGAATGTCACCAAAGCTACTTCTCTTCCAGCTGCATGCAAAGTCTCTGCTCCTTCTGCTACTAATTGTGGAT TGACTGAAGCACCTGCTTCTGCTCCTG cTGGAGCTGTATCTCCACAATCTTCAGCAACATCTCCAACATCTTCTTCTAGTACAGGTTCAGGTTTGAATGATCCTGTAAATGAGGTATCTCCAGCCCCAGCACCATCAGTAGGGAGCACAGCATCAGGACTATTCCCAATTTCACTGGGATCCTTACTTGTTTGCCTATTGCTAGCTACAATTTCAGTTTGTTAA